In the genome of Pempheris klunzingeri isolate RE-2024b chromosome 11, fPemKlu1.hap1, whole genome shotgun sequence, one region contains:
- the usp19 gene encoding ubiquitin carboxyl-terminal hydrolase 19 isoform X1: protein MASSGSSGVAGSEAVGRRGGAQQRGGSGRDNSSELSSSSTSKKKQKDRANQESREAKRAAAAAAAAVDGVIAEVKKDVFVDWKQNVNQVTVRLRCGEGVQRIEDINTTFTDSHCFVSFPDGRQWSCQLQEEIEASCSRVQYKEKGGLLHVVMQKKIPFHIWPSLKSNKKEREPASTETKNVKEPETKPVALDSSEKPKLSSSQPQLQPQPPSSPAHGELRRNGGKAERGVKRCLKNKAASDKATADSVGVKSGAGDVSASTSKPVTATRGEQQPQEPSAKRTIVRPPKTTKGATSPADKDKHSVRSTVANGKAPHTHLPAGRSPQTQRRDGDNRADRLGSGQEQKAGVSVAAGSHTNKTQVAEKRNESSDRSGATAHGRESQPAAPASTSDSLKPVGPDNDADSASPPETLAPERTDSEPEKKPVDQESEQDSPIHQQLGSTQAGSAPAAGVHAIQDQSAGLAQRQVSCDGEEKQDQSKEEPPLELKQQEAPEPMVNLQLVKNDSYEKGTDLMVVNVYMKGICRDTARVIFREQDFTLIFQTSDSNFLRLHSDCGPNTVFKWQVKLRNLIQPEQCSYSFTPSRLDITLKKRHSQRWGGLEAPATQGAVGGAKVAVPSSPACMEKSQPGSSQHSLPAKEEPPRVGEDKPKAPKASPRVEDGGLDTVAPRTVSEHVSITKTEPTVTTPKPTCMVQPMTHAPPASNERHEEEEEKKVCLPGFTGLVNLGNTCFMNSVIQSLSNTRELRDYFHDRAFEAEINCNNPLGTGGRLAIGFAVLLRALWKGTHHAFQPSKLKAIVASKASQFTGYAQHDAQEFMAFLLDGLHEDLNRIQNKPYTETVDSDGRLDEVVAEEAWQRHKMRNDSFIVDLFQGQFKSKLVCPTCSKVSITFDPFLYLPVPLPQKQKVLSVFYFAKEPHKKPIKFLVSVSKENSSTAEVLESISRNVRVKPENLRLAEVGKNRFHRMFLPSHSLDTVSSSDMLFCFEVLSKDMAKERVVLLRVQQRLQVPNIPISKCAACLKPPVSEEDKLKRCTRCYRVGYCNQVCQRTHWPNHKGLCRPNTENVGLPFLVSVPESRLSYARLTQLLEGYSRFSVNVFQPPFQSGRTSPETSQCRADLPPMPAGSPEGLGPGDEAMGGSSTVGASDVEQESPPLLPESQAECAQASALHSGDASSLASSQTSLSTTRTTDSGFSEPLSSTSCSLDPHAEKETSCEKAVRPEAAVTGYQHPSESASGHASQFYISLLDSNHKEQRLDEREDALADLPEDATLELVWKNNERLKEYVLVSSKELEYEEDPGSLSETARAGHFTLEQCLNLFTKPEVLAPEEAWYCPKCQQHREASKQLLLWRLPNVLIIQLKRFSFRSFIWRDKINDMVDFPVRNLDLSKFCIGQKDEMQQPPIYDLYAVINHYGGMIGGHYTAYARLPSDKNSQRSDVGWRLFDDSTVTMVEESQVVTRYAYVLFYRRRNSPVERPPRFLRPVGAESPTAAGATASQASLIWRELEEEEERLDEGPPGLFRSALWRGQTAGHRDEEDEDQTEGSMRRHRRRRMSDYPDDDCVRYFVLGTLAAVFALVINLVYPLLYKSTWT, encoded by the exons ATGTGTTCGTAGACTGGAAGCAGAATGTCAATCAAGTGACCGTCAGACTGCGCTGTGGGGAGGGGGTGCAGAGGATAGAGGATATCAACACAACCTTCACTGATTCACACTGCTTTGTGAGCTTCCCAG atgGACGGCAGTGGAGCTGCCAGTTACAGGAAGAAATTGAGGCCTCGTGTAGCAGAGTCCAGTACAAAGAGAAGGGAGGTCTCCTGCATGTCGTCATGCAGAAGAAGATTCCCTTTCACATCTGGCCTTCACTTAAG TCAAACAAGAAGGAGAGGGAGCCAGCGTCCACAGAGACCAAAAACGTCAAGGAGCCGGAGACGAAGCCCGTTGCCTTGGATTCATCCGAGAAGCCCAAGCTGTCCTCCTCACAGCCACAgctccagccccagcctccctcctcacccGCACACGGCGAGTTGAGGCGCAACGGTGGCAAAGCCGAGCGGGGTGTCAAGCGCTGCCTGAAAAACAAAGCGGCGTCTGACAAGGCCACTGCGGACTCTGTAGGGGTGAAAAGTGGAGCTGGAGATGTCTCGGCCAGCACCAGCAAGCCTGTTACAGCCAccagaggagagcagcagcctcAGGAACCCAGTGCCAAGCGCACCATCGTACGGCCGCCCAAGACCACCAAGGGGGCCACGTCACCGGCCGACAAGGACAAACACTCCGTCAGGTCCACAGTAGCCAACGGaaaagctccacacacacacctgcccgcTGGTCGGAGCCCACAAACACAACGCAGAGACGGAGacaacagagcagacagactaGGCAGCGGCCAGGAACAGAAAGCAGGAGTTTCTGTCGCTGCTGGCAGCCATACCAACAAAACTCAG GTGGCAGAGAAGCGAAATGAATCTTCAGATAGGTCCGGAGCAACAGCACACGGCCGTGAAAGCCAACCAGCAGCTCCCGCCAGCACCAGTGACAGCCTCAAACCCGTGGGTCCCGACAACGACGCGGATTCTGCCTCTCCTCCAGAAACGCTGGCTCCAGAAAGAACTGACTCTGAGCCTGAGAAAAAGCCTGTTGACCAGGAATCGGAGCAGGATTCTCCGATCCACCAGCAGCTTGGATCAACACAGGCAGGTTCGGCGCCAGCTGCCGGCGTGCATGCCATACAAGACCAGTCGGCCGGTCTAGCCCAGAGGCAGGTCAGCTGTGACGGGGAGGAGAAGCAGGACCAGTCGAAGGAGGAGCCTCCTCTGGAATTAAAGCAACAGGAAG CCCCAGAGCCGATGGTTAACCTGCAGCTTGTGAAGAACGACTCGTACGAGAAGGGCACGGACCTGATGGTGGTTAATGTTTACATGAAGGGGATCTGCAGGGACACAGCCAGGGTCATCTTCAGGGAACAGGACTTCACCCTCATCTTCCAGACAAG CGATAGTAACTTTCTGCGGCTTCATTCAGACTGTGGACCAAACACAGTCTTCAAGTGGCAAGTTAAACTCAG GAACCTGATCCAGCCTGAGCAGTGCAGCTACTCCTTCACCCCGTCCCGACTGGACATCACCCTGAAGAAGAGGCACAGCCAGCGCTGGGGGGGTCTGGAGGCCCCCGCCACACAAG GTGCAGTGGGTGGCGCCAAAGTTGCTGTGCCCTCCAGCCCCGCATGCATGGAGAAAAGCCAGCCAGGCAGCAGCCAGCACAGCCTGCCAGCCAAGGAGGAGCCTCCGAGGGTCGGGGAGGACAAACCCAAGGCCCCTAAGGCCTCACCCAGAGTGGAAGATGGCGGTCTGGATACTGTGGCTCCTCGTACGGTCTCTGAACACGTTTCCATCACCAAGACAGAGCCCACTGTAACCACG CCTAAACCTACCTGCATGGTGCAGCCCATGACCCACGCACCACCTGCCAGCAATGAGCGccatgaagaagaggaggagaagaaggtgTGCCTGCCTGGTTTTACAGGGTTAGTCAACCTGGGCAACACCTGCTTCATGAACAGTGTCATCCAGTCCCTGTCCAACACCAGAGAACTCAGGGATTACTTCCATG ATCGAGCATTTGAGGCAGAAATTAACTGCAATAATCCACTGGGAACAGGAGGCAGGCTGGCTATTGGCTTTGCTGTGCTGCTCAGGGCCCTGTGGAAAGGAACACATCATGCCTTCCAACCCTCCAAACTCAAG GCGATCGTGGCCAGTAAAGCCAGTCAGTTCACAGGTTACGCCCAGCACGATGCCCAGGAGTTCATGGCTTTCCTGCTAGATGGGCTCCACGAGGACTTGAACCGCATCCAGAATAAACCTTACACAGAGACGGTTGACTCTGACGGACGGCTGGATGAG GTGGTGGCAGAGGAGGCATGGCAGAGGCACAAGATGAGAAATGACTCCTTCATAGTGGACCTCTTCCAAGGCCAGTTCAAATCCAAGCTTGTGTGCCCCACATGCTCCAag GTGTCTATCACCTTCGACCCTTTCCTCTATCTGCCCGTGCCCTTGCCCCAGAAACAAAAGGTGCTCTCAGTTTTCTACTTTGCTAAGGAGCCTCATAAAAAACCCAtcaag TTTTTGGTGAGCGTGAGCAAGGAAAACTCCAGCACTGCTGAAGTCCTTGAATCCATCTCCAGGAATGTCAGGGTCAAACCGGAGAACCTCAGACTGGCAGAG gtgGGGAAGAACCGCTTCCACCGTATGTTCCTGCCATCCCATTCCCTGGACACGGTGTCCTCCTCTGACATGTTGTTCTGCTTTGAGGTGCTTTCCAAAGACATGGCCAAAGAGAGAGTCGTGTTGCTCCGAGTGCAGCAG AGACTCCAGGTCCCCAATATCCCCATCTCAAAGTGTGCTGCCTGCCTGAAGCCTCCAGTGTCGGAGGAAGACAAGCTGAAGCGGTGCACTCGCTGCTATCGTGTGGGCTACTGCAATCA AGTGTGTCAGAGGACCCACTGGCCCAACCACAAGGGCCTGTGCCGACCCAACACGGAGAACGTGGGCCTGCCTTTCCTGGTCAGCGTGCCGGAGTCTCGCCTCTCCTACGCCCGCCTCACCCAGCTGCTAGAGGGTTACTCCAG GTTTTCTGTCAACGTGTTCCAGCCTCCTTTCCAGTCAGGCAGGACATCCCCCGAAACATCCCAGTGCCGGGCTGACCTCCCCCCAATGCCCGCAGGCTCTCCTGAGGGTCTCGGGCCCGGGGATGAAGCCATGGGTGGCAGCAGTACTGTAGGAGCAAGTGATGTGGAGCAGGAGAGCCCCCCTCTGCTGCCTGAATCCCAGGCAGAGTGTGCTCAGGCCTCAGCCCTCCACTCTGGGGACGCCAGTTCCCTCGCCTCCTCCCAGACCTCACTCTCCACCACGCGGACGACAGACTCTGGCTTCTCTGAGccactctcctccacctcctgctctctggaccCTCATGCTGAGAAAGAGACGTCCTGTGAGAAGGCAGTGCGGCCAGAAG CTGCGGTAACGGGGTATCAGCATCCAAGTGAGTCGGCTTCAGGCCATGCCAGTCAGTTCTACATTTCTCTGCTGGACTCTAACCACAAGGAGCAGAGGTTGGATGAGAGAG AGGACGCACTGGCGGACCTCCCCGAAGACGCCACCCTGGAGCTGGTGTGGAAAAACAACGAGCGCCTTAAAGAGTACGTCCTGGTGAGCTCCAAGGAGCTGGAGTACGAGGAGGACCCCGGCTCTCTGAGTGAGACGGCCAGAGCAGGACACTTCACCCTGGAGCAGTGCCTCAACCTCTTCACAAAGCCAGAGGTGCTGGCACCAGAGGAGGCGTG GTACTGTCCAAAGTGCCAACAGCACCGAGAGGCCTCTAAGCAACTGCTGCTTTGGCGCCTGCCCAACGTTTTGATCATCCAGCTCAAACGCTTCTCCTTCAGGAGCTTCATCTGGAGGGACAAGATCAACGACATGGTTGACTTTCCCGTCAG GAATCTGGATCTGAGTAAGTTTTGCATTGGCCAGAAGGATGAGATGCAGCAGCCACCCATCTACGACTTGTATGCAGTCATCAATCACTATGGAGGAATGATAGGAGGCCACTACACGGCCTATGCTCGCCTGCCGAGTGACAAGAACAGCCAGCGCAGTGATGTCG GCTGGCGTCTGTTTGATGACAGCACCGTGACGATGGTGGAGGAGAGTCAGGTGGTGACGCGCTACGCCTACGTCCTGTTCTACCGGAGACGAAACTCCCCCGTGGAGAGGCCGCCGCGCTTCCTCAGGCCCGTGGGAGCCGAGTCGCCCACAGCTGCAGGAGCGACTGCCAGCCAG GCCTCTCTAATATGGCGGGaactggaggaagaagaggagaggctCGATGAAGGCCCTCCCGGACTGTTCCGCTCTGCGCTGTGGAGGGGACAAACGGCAGGGCACAGAGACGAGGAAGACGAAGACCAAACCGAAGGATCAATGCGACGTCACCGCAGGCGGAGGATGTCGGACTATCCCGACGACGACTGTGTGCGATATTTTGTTCTGGGCACCCTGGCAGCAGTGTTTGCTCTGGTCATTAATTTGGTCTACCCCCTGCTTTACAAATCCACCTGGACCTGA
- the usp19 gene encoding ubiquitin carboxyl-terminal hydrolase 19 isoform X2 translates to MASSGSSGVAGSEAVGRRGGAQQRGGSGRDNSSELSSSSTSKKKQKDRANQESREAKRAAAAAAAAVDGVIAEVKKDVFVDWKQNVNQVTVRLRCGEGVQRIEDINTTFTDSHCFVSFPDGRQWSCQLQEEIEASCSRVQYKEKGGLLHVVMQKKIPFHIWPSLKSNKKEREPASTETKNVKEPETKPVALDSSEKPKLSSSQPQLQPQPPSSPAHGELRRNGGKAERGVKRCLKNKAASDKATADSVGVKSGAGDVSASTSKPVTATRGEQQPQEPSAKRTIVRPPKTTKGATSPADKDKHSVRSTVANGKAPHTHLPAGRSPQTQRRDGDNRADRLGSGQEQKAGVSVAAGSHTNKTQVAEKRNESSDRSGATAHGRESQPAAPASTSDSLKPVGPDNDADSASPPETLAPERTDSEPEKKPVDQESEQDSPIHQQLGSTQAGSAPAAGVHAIQDQSAGLAQRQVSCDGEEKQDQSKEEPPLELKQQEAPEPMVNLQLVKNDSYEKGTDLMVVNVYMKGICRDTARVIFREQDFTLIFQTSDSNFLRLHSDCGPNTVFKWQVKLRNLIQPEQCSYSFTPSRLDITLKKRHSQRWGGLEAPATQVGGAKVAVPSSPACMEKSQPGSSQHSLPAKEEPPRVGEDKPKAPKASPRVEDGGLDTVAPRTVSEHVSITKTEPTVTTPKPTCMVQPMTHAPPASNERHEEEEEKKVCLPGFTGLVNLGNTCFMNSVIQSLSNTRELRDYFHDRAFEAEINCNNPLGTGGRLAIGFAVLLRALWKGTHHAFQPSKLKAIVASKASQFTGYAQHDAQEFMAFLLDGLHEDLNRIQNKPYTETVDSDGRLDEVVAEEAWQRHKMRNDSFIVDLFQGQFKSKLVCPTCSKVSITFDPFLYLPVPLPQKQKVLSVFYFAKEPHKKPIKFLVSVSKENSSTAEVLESISRNVRVKPENLRLAEVGKNRFHRMFLPSHSLDTVSSSDMLFCFEVLSKDMAKERVVLLRVQQRLQVPNIPISKCAACLKPPVSEEDKLKRCTRCYRVGYCNQVCQRTHWPNHKGLCRPNTENVGLPFLVSVPESRLSYARLTQLLEGYSRFSVNVFQPPFQSGRTSPETSQCRADLPPMPAGSPEGLGPGDEAMGGSSTVGASDVEQESPPLLPESQAECAQASALHSGDASSLASSQTSLSTTRTTDSGFSEPLSSTSCSLDPHAEKETSCEKAVRPEAAVTGYQHPSESASGHASQFYISLLDSNHKEQRLDEREDALADLPEDATLELVWKNNERLKEYVLVSSKELEYEEDPGSLSETARAGHFTLEQCLNLFTKPEVLAPEEAWYCPKCQQHREASKQLLLWRLPNVLIIQLKRFSFRSFIWRDKINDMVDFPVRNLDLSKFCIGQKDEMQQPPIYDLYAVINHYGGMIGGHYTAYARLPSDKNSQRSDVGWRLFDDSTVTMVEESQVVTRYAYVLFYRRRNSPVERPPRFLRPVGAESPTAAGATASQASLIWRELEEEEERLDEGPPGLFRSALWRGQTAGHRDEEDEDQTEGSMRRHRRRRMSDYPDDDCVRYFVLGTLAAVFALVINLVYPLLYKSTWT, encoded by the exons ATGTGTTCGTAGACTGGAAGCAGAATGTCAATCAAGTGACCGTCAGACTGCGCTGTGGGGAGGGGGTGCAGAGGATAGAGGATATCAACACAACCTTCACTGATTCACACTGCTTTGTGAGCTTCCCAG atgGACGGCAGTGGAGCTGCCAGTTACAGGAAGAAATTGAGGCCTCGTGTAGCAGAGTCCAGTACAAAGAGAAGGGAGGTCTCCTGCATGTCGTCATGCAGAAGAAGATTCCCTTTCACATCTGGCCTTCACTTAAG TCAAACAAGAAGGAGAGGGAGCCAGCGTCCACAGAGACCAAAAACGTCAAGGAGCCGGAGACGAAGCCCGTTGCCTTGGATTCATCCGAGAAGCCCAAGCTGTCCTCCTCACAGCCACAgctccagccccagcctccctcctcacccGCACACGGCGAGTTGAGGCGCAACGGTGGCAAAGCCGAGCGGGGTGTCAAGCGCTGCCTGAAAAACAAAGCGGCGTCTGACAAGGCCACTGCGGACTCTGTAGGGGTGAAAAGTGGAGCTGGAGATGTCTCGGCCAGCACCAGCAAGCCTGTTACAGCCAccagaggagagcagcagcctcAGGAACCCAGTGCCAAGCGCACCATCGTACGGCCGCCCAAGACCACCAAGGGGGCCACGTCACCGGCCGACAAGGACAAACACTCCGTCAGGTCCACAGTAGCCAACGGaaaagctccacacacacacctgcccgcTGGTCGGAGCCCACAAACACAACGCAGAGACGGAGacaacagagcagacagactaGGCAGCGGCCAGGAACAGAAAGCAGGAGTTTCTGTCGCTGCTGGCAGCCATACCAACAAAACTCAG GTGGCAGAGAAGCGAAATGAATCTTCAGATAGGTCCGGAGCAACAGCACACGGCCGTGAAAGCCAACCAGCAGCTCCCGCCAGCACCAGTGACAGCCTCAAACCCGTGGGTCCCGACAACGACGCGGATTCTGCCTCTCCTCCAGAAACGCTGGCTCCAGAAAGAACTGACTCTGAGCCTGAGAAAAAGCCTGTTGACCAGGAATCGGAGCAGGATTCTCCGATCCACCAGCAGCTTGGATCAACACAGGCAGGTTCGGCGCCAGCTGCCGGCGTGCATGCCATACAAGACCAGTCGGCCGGTCTAGCCCAGAGGCAGGTCAGCTGTGACGGGGAGGAGAAGCAGGACCAGTCGAAGGAGGAGCCTCCTCTGGAATTAAAGCAACAGGAAG CCCCAGAGCCGATGGTTAACCTGCAGCTTGTGAAGAACGACTCGTACGAGAAGGGCACGGACCTGATGGTGGTTAATGTTTACATGAAGGGGATCTGCAGGGACACAGCCAGGGTCATCTTCAGGGAACAGGACTTCACCCTCATCTTCCAGACAAG CGATAGTAACTTTCTGCGGCTTCATTCAGACTGTGGACCAAACACAGTCTTCAAGTGGCAAGTTAAACTCAG GAACCTGATCCAGCCTGAGCAGTGCAGCTACTCCTTCACCCCGTCCCGACTGGACATCACCCTGAAGAAGAGGCACAGCCAGCGCTGGGGGGGTCTGGAGGCCCCCGCCACACAAG TGGGTGGCGCCAAAGTTGCTGTGCCCTCCAGCCCCGCATGCATGGAGAAAAGCCAGCCAGGCAGCAGCCAGCACAGCCTGCCAGCCAAGGAGGAGCCTCCGAGGGTCGGGGAGGACAAACCCAAGGCCCCTAAGGCCTCACCCAGAGTGGAAGATGGCGGTCTGGATACTGTGGCTCCTCGTACGGTCTCTGAACACGTTTCCATCACCAAGACAGAGCCCACTGTAACCACG CCTAAACCTACCTGCATGGTGCAGCCCATGACCCACGCACCACCTGCCAGCAATGAGCGccatgaagaagaggaggagaagaaggtgTGCCTGCCTGGTTTTACAGGGTTAGTCAACCTGGGCAACACCTGCTTCATGAACAGTGTCATCCAGTCCCTGTCCAACACCAGAGAACTCAGGGATTACTTCCATG ATCGAGCATTTGAGGCAGAAATTAACTGCAATAATCCACTGGGAACAGGAGGCAGGCTGGCTATTGGCTTTGCTGTGCTGCTCAGGGCCCTGTGGAAAGGAACACATCATGCCTTCCAACCCTCCAAACTCAAG GCGATCGTGGCCAGTAAAGCCAGTCAGTTCACAGGTTACGCCCAGCACGATGCCCAGGAGTTCATGGCTTTCCTGCTAGATGGGCTCCACGAGGACTTGAACCGCATCCAGAATAAACCTTACACAGAGACGGTTGACTCTGACGGACGGCTGGATGAG GTGGTGGCAGAGGAGGCATGGCAGAGGCACAAGATGAGAAATGACTCCTTCATAGTGGACCTCTTCCAAGGCCAGTTCAAATCCAAGCTTGTGTGCCCCACATGCTCCAag GTGTCTATCACCTTCGACCCTTTCCTCTATCTGCCCGTGCCCTTGCCCCAGAAACAAAAGGTGCTCTCAGTTTTCTACTTTGCTAAGGAGCCTCATAAAAAACCCAtcaag TTTTTGGTGAGCGTGAGCAAGGAAAACTCCAGCACTGCTGAAGTCCTTGAATCCATCTCCAGGAATGTCAGGGTCAAACCGGAGAACCTCAGACTGGCAGAG gtgGGGAAGAACCGCTTCCACCGTATGTTCCTGCCATCCCATTCCCTGGACACGGTGTCCTCCTCTGACATGTTGTTCTGCTTTGAGGTGCTTTCCAAAGACATGGCCAAAGAGAGAGTCGTGTTGCTCCGAGTGCAGCAG AGACTCCAGGTCCCCAATATCCCCATCTCAAAGTGTGCTGCCTGCCTGAAGCCTCCAGTGTCGGAGGAAGACAAGCTGAAGCGGTGCACTCGCTGCTATCGTGTGGGCTACTGCAATCA AGTGTGTCAGAGGACCCACTGGCCCAACCACAAGGGCCTGTGCCGACCCAACACGGAGAACGTGGGCCTGCCTTTCCTGGTCAGCGTGCCGGAGTCTCGCCTCTCCTACGCCCGCCTCACCCAGCTGCTAGAGGGTTACTCCAG GTTTTCTGTCAACGTGTTCCAGCCTCCTTTCCAGTCAGGCAGGACATCCCCCGAAACATCCCAGTGCCGGGCTGACCTCCCCCCAATGCCCGCAGGCTCTCCTGAGGGTCTCGGGCCCGGGGATGAAGCCATGGGTGGCAGCAGTACTGTAGGAGCAAGTGATGTGGAGCAGGAGAGCCCCCCTCTGCTGCCTGAATCCCAGGCAGAGTGTGCTCAGGCCTCAGCCCTCCACTCTGGGGACGCCAGTTCCCTCGCCTCCTCCCAGACCTCACTCTCCACCACGCGGACGACAGACTCTGGCTTCTCTGAGccactctcctccacctcctgctctctggaccCTCATGCTGAGAAAGAGACGTCCTGTGAGAAGGCAGTGCGGCCAGAAG CTGCGGTAACGGGGTATCAGCATCCAAGTGAGTCGGCTTCAGGCCATGCCAGTCAGTTCTACATTTCTCTGCTGGACTCTAACCACAAGGAGCAGAGGTTGGATGAGAGAG AGGACGCACTGGCGGACCTCCCCGAAGACGCCACCCTGGAGCTGGTGTGGAAAAACAACGAGCGCCTTAAAGAGTACGTCCTGGTGAGCTCCAAGGAGCTGGAGTACGAGGAGGACCCCGGCTCTCTGAGTGAGACGGCCAGAGCAGGACACTTCACCCTGGAGCAGTGCCTCAACCTCTTCACAAAGCCAGAGGTGCTGGCACCAGAGGAGGCGTG GTACTGTCCAAAGTGCCAACAGCACCGAGAGGCCTCTAAGCAACTGCTGCTTTGGCGCCTGCCCAACGTTTTGATCATCCAGCTCAAACGCTTCTCCTTCAGGAGCTTCATCTGGAGGGACAAGATCAACGACATGGTTGACTTTCCCGTCAG GAATCTGGATCTGAGTAAGTTTTGCATTGGCCAGAAGGATGAGATGCAGCAGCCACCCATCTACGACTTGTATGCAGTCATCAATCACTATGGAGGAATGATAGGAGGCCACTACACGGCCTATGCTCGCCTGCCGAGTGACAAGAACAGCCAGCGCAGTGATGTCG GCTGGCGTCTGTTTGATGACAGCACCGTGACGATGGTGGAGGAGAGTCAGGTGGTGACGCGCTACGCCTACGTCCTGTTCTACCGGAGACGAAACTCCCCCGTGGAGAGGCCGCCGCGCTTCCTCAGGCCCGTGGGAGCCGAGTCGCCCACAGCTGCAGGAGCGACTGCCAGCCAG GCCTCTCTAATATGGCGGGaactggaggaagaagaggagaggctCGATGAAGGCCCTCCCGGACTGTTCCGCTCTGCGCTGTGGAGGGGACAAACGGCAGGGCACAGAGACGAGGAAGACGAAGACCAAACCGAAGGATCAATGCGACGTCACCGCAGGCGGAGGATGTCGGACTATCCCGACGACGACTGTGTGCGATATTTTGTTCTGGGCACCCTGGCAGCAGTGTTTGCTCTGGTCATTAATTTGGTCTACCCCCTGCTTTACAAATCCACCTGGACCTGA